A stretch of the Zeugodacus cucurbitae isolate PBARC_wt_2022May chromosome 6, idZeuCucr1.2, whole genome shotgun sequence genome encodes the following:
- the LOC105219146 gene encoding peptidyl-prolyl cis-trans isomerase FKBP8, producing the protein MDTEKSSNSSFEDLSNINELETKSSQVEESNVKEEVKNNVQVETKDGKPQHENIKSEGSEVGVSIGDEEPCDVLGNGQLVKRVIKQSQTSNRPARGDLVTVTFTGRLANGIVVEKMENYQMHVGDFEVVQGLDMVIPLMNIGEVAEVSVDSRFAYGSLGLKNEKDDSANVPADSTLTYEVHLLDCKSEDFSDLKSFEVRRKYGTRKKERANFWYNRNEYNTAIQLYRRALEYLDDRDGDPDATFDKEDLEFSNSDLQTLLEDRLIVYNNLAMAQIKISALDAALKSVENVLRCQPNNSKALYRKGRILEGKGDTKGAINLLQKAATFEPDSKAIQQDLAKLIIKARREEHNEKEMYQKMLGQAKKLEQKHKQPQKQQNIESSKLKLIGYLMGSILIGVAGVAIYRYKY; encoded by the exons ATGGACACCGAAAAATCAAGTAATAGTTCATTTGAAGACCTTTCCAATATAAACGAATTAGAAACTAAATCCTCACAAGTAGAAGAATCGAACGTCAAAgaagaagtaaaaaataatgtacAAGTTGAGACGAAGGATGGAAAACCTCAACACGAGAATATTAAAAGTGAAGGAAGCGAAGTTGGTGTTTCTATTGGAGATGAAGAGCCTTGTGATGTGTTAGGGAATGGCCAGTTAGTTAAACGTGTTATAAAACAGTCACAAACAAGTAATCGCCCAGCAAGAGGAGATCTGGTAACAGTTACATTTACCGGTCGACTGGCTAATGGAATCGTTgtcgaaaaaatggaaaattaccAAATGCACGTTGGAGATTTCGAG GTTGTGCAAGGACTTGACATGGTCATTCCCTTAATGAACATTGGTGAAGTTGCAGAAGTTAGTGTCGATTCAAGGTTTGCTTACGGCAGTCTaggtttaaaaaatgaaaaagatgACAGCGCAAACGTCCCTGCAGATTCAAca CTTACATATGAAGTACATTTACTAGATTGTAAAAGTGAGGATTTTTCGGATTTAAAATCCTTTGAAGTACGCAGGAAATATGG aaCACGCAAAAAGGAACGCGCAAACTTCTGGTATAACCGTAATGAATACAATACGGCTATTCAGTTGTATAGGCGTGCGTTAGAATACTTGGATGATCGCGATGGTGATCCTGATGCAACGTTCGATAAGGAAGATTTAGAA TTTTCTAATAGTGATTTGCAAACATTGCTCGAGGATAGATTGATTGTGTACAATAACCTGGCAATGgctcaaataaaaatatctgcGTTAGATGCTGCTTTGAAATCAGTTGAGAACGTATTACGATGCCAGCCGAACAATTCGAAGGCTTTGTACCGAAAGGGACGA ATTCTTGAAGGAAAAGGAGATACGAAAGGTGctattaatttattacaaaaggCTGCTACATTTGAACCAGATAGTAAAGCAATTCAGCAG GACCTAGCAAAACTGATCATCAAAGCACGCAGAGAAGAACACAACGAAAAAGAAATGTATCAAAAAATGCTGGGCCAAGCTAAAAAGCTTGAGCAGAAGCATAAACAACCgcagaaacaacaaaacattgaAAGTTCAAAG ctTAAACTTATAGGGTATTTAATGGGATCAATTTTAATTGGTGTAGCCGGCGTTGCTATATATAGATACAAATACTAG